The proteins below are encoded in one region of Belonocnema kinseyi isolate 2016_QV_RU_SX_M_011 chromosome 3, B_treatae_v1, whole genome shotgun sequence:
- the LOC117169342 gene encoding facilitated trehalose transporter Tret1-like, with amino-acid sequence MLSWSSPSLEYLRSNQSEIVMTVEQGAWITSSPNIGAAIGYMIVPLLMDRVGRKHTLLISAVPQIISWLMIILAHNVVTLCLARIICGLGYSDLGIFLVATMGAYCSYETMNLILLSIPIIYLVSFIFMPESPYFYTMKGRDVECLKSLMRLRGVKNSEEVKSEIELIKVSAVEDQESKVYKLRDLFSGGNRKGLMIVVFLHAVSMFSGSLAMVAYAHQIFGYSGFFLTASHCYMILGAVKILSGLVATQLIERLGRRMLYITSGICSTLALIIVGIFFLMKLQFKMDVTSISFLPLVGLIIFEIAASVGIGPLPFVLGGELFSVRLKNIAIAVIFITAALAAFLVELIFPIMNKAVGIQVSFLIFAFCCLSGTSFLFYIMPETKGKSLSEIQMILNSKQKIVWRSERL; translated from the exons ATGCTTTCGTGGAGTTCGCCTTCACTGGAGTACTTGAGGAGCAATCAATCAGAAATTGTGATGACTGTGGAACAAGGAGCCTGGATAACATCTTCCCCCAATATTGGTGCCGCTATCGGATATATGATTGTTCCTTTATTGATGGATCGCGTGGGACGAAAACATACTCTATTGATATCAGCAGTTCCACAAATTATCTCCTGGCTGATGATAATACTTGCACATAATGTTGTCACCCTCTGTTTAGCAAGGATCATTTGTGGATTGGGATATA GTGACTTGGGTATTTTCCTGGTCGCAACAATGGGGGCCTACTGTTCTTACGAGACCATGAACTTGATTTTACTATCAATACCAATTATCTACCTTGTTAGTTTCATTTTCATGCCAGAATCGCCATATTTTTATACGATGAAAGGAAGAGATGTAGAATGTCTGAAGAGTTTGATGAGATTAAGAGGAGTGAAGAATTCGGAAGAAGTCAAGTCTGAAATTGAACTGATAAAAGTATCAGCAGTTGAAGATCAGGAGTCGAAGGTGTACAAATTGCGGGATTTATTCTCTGGAGGAAATCGGAAAGGGTTGATGATAGTTGTTTTTCTTCACGCAGTGTCAATGTTCTCTGGATCTTTAGCCATGGTGGCATATGCTCATCAGATATTCGGTTACAGTGGATTCTTTTTGACAGCCTCGCATTGTTATATGATTTTGGGAGCTGTAAAAATACTGTCAGGGTTAGTTGCTACTCAGTTAATTGAGCGCCTTGGTAGAAGAATGTTGTATATTACGTCTGGAATTTGCAGTACTTTGGCTTTGATAATTGTTGGAATTTTCTTCTTAATGAAATTACAGTTTAAGATGGATGTTACCTCAATCAGTTTTTTGCCTTTAGTAGGTctgatcatttttgaaattgctgctTCTGTGGGTATTGGTCCGTTACCTTTTGTACTCGGGGGAGAACTCTTTTCTGTTAGACTAAAGAACATTGCTATAGCTGTTATTTTTATAACAGCTGCGTTAGCAGCTTTTCTAGTCGAACTGATTTTTCCGATAATGAATAAAGCTGTTGGAATTCAAgtgagctttttaatttttgcattctgTTGTTTAAGCGGAacctcttttcttttttatatcatgcCCGAAACTAAGGGTAAAAGTTTATCAGAGATACAGATGATTTTGAACTCTAAACAAAAGATTGTTTGGCGAAGtgaaagactttaa